In Dehalococcoidia bacterium, one genomic interval encodes:
- a CDS encoding helix-turn-helix domain-containing protein → MDAAVRVFARTPYRAAGTAEIAREAGVTEPTIYRHFASKRELYLAALARTCARVREEWVRIIDAGGRADRTLMALGAWYERSLTTDPDPIRLRMRATAEAEDEDVRTLLRDGYAEVQRLSLGVIRRGQEQGVFDARADAEAIACLWMGIGQVLDLNMMLYGAPCDPAGEAGLGPEFLRLLGVPRP, encoded by the coding sequence GTGGATGCGGCGGTGCGCGTCTTTGCGCGCACGCCCTATCGTGCGGCGGGCACGGCGGAGATCGCACGCGAGGCCGGCGTAACCGAGCCGACGATCTACCGGCACTTCGCGTCGAAGCGCGAACTGTATCTCGCCGCCCTTGCACGCACCTGCGCGCGGGTCAGGGAGGAGTGGGTACGGATCATCGATGCCGGCGGCCGCGCCGATCGCACGCTGATGGCGCTGGGCGCGTGGTATGAGCGCAGCCTGACGACCGATCCCGATCCGATCCGCCTGCGCATGCGCGCCACCGCCGAAGCGGAAGACGAGGATGTGCGCACGCTGCTGCGCGACGGCTACGCCGAAGTGCAGCGGCTGTCCCTGGGCGTGATCCGGCGCGGACAGGAGCAGGGCGTCTTCGACGCGCGCGCCGATGCAGAGGCGATCGCCTGCCTGTGGATGGGCATTGGGCAGGTACTCGATCTGAACATGATGCTGTACGGCGCGCCGTGCGATCCCGCGGGCGAAGCGGGCCTCGGCCCCGAGTTTCTGCGCCTGCTCGGCGTTCCGCGACCGTAG